The following proteins come from a genomic window of Paenibacillus spongiae:
- a CDS encoding response regulator, with amino-acid sequence MLRKMSLRAKVLMVVILITTLPLTIAGTGNYLAAKQTIMDSLVEKASSKVIGNASNLSSWIDTRRAEVEVMSRTDRVRFGSEAMREDYFLHESRREQSPYLSIGYAGLDGKLKLSDGKTIHIDGEPWFQRTLQGTTTVTEPFLGRISDERIFVIQVPVFSEKQQVIGLVDAALPMERVYKNYLSFHVGESDVAVLYDNEGTILYHPDEQASMNNSVSSPKLSYAPIPADVLNNSEGYLKYDGPEGRAMFFFAAVEGTSWKIGLQVPLSEFEQPLKWLFVRTVVYNLLAVAVMTLLLLLLTDRMLSRIKRVLVVTEAASAGQFDVVPVPESGGDEIAQLAHSVNEMNVHLRGMFDRMEAIINQNEYAFIVMDERYRVTYFSNAAERMLGYKAEEVLYTATFLTFIDQEDLLAEAELLSRRLGREIKPDLAVFDELRKVRFSYEREWIFVRKDGTKLPVSYSSNGIRDREGSFMGVVGIARDITEQRRTAKAQSQQLDVMEAAQDLIATFDEQGNLLYLNPAGRALLGLSPKQEDEGKDEVPKRIVNELLEGVAGARSHGFRESEALLFTVNGDWVHVSKILVAHRDELTRVTFFSCIARDITEQKRVQGELEEAKREAEEASRAKSDFFARMSHEIRTPLAGIIGLTRLMQKTELSGLQRDYLDKMWTSSEALQRIINDVLDFAKVEAGKIELNEVAFNLEQLLQKLADMLSMFVGGKEQFEFMIETPDTVPSSLIGDPLRLEQVLLNLCVNAVKFTNFGHVRLRIEQLDGGQEDEAVIRFTVEDTGIGISEDQLNRLFEPFSQAGVSTTRKYGGTGLGLVIAESLVDIMGGSISVMSEKGVGSQFSFTLRFAVAAPASSRYRIGMGGEHAVWIVEDYGLAQSHWSARLEEMGMLPIVHTTWKSAQDRLMRAGIGALPSAVLLDFEMPDMFGNETWHSFGHIARGAGVPTIAVTTAFGREELLKLPVENRPDAILVKPVSRISLYQGLHAVLERAADSASLTETEASLKTPEHQKGDILLAEDNVINQIVAVEQLREWGFSVEVVDTGLKVLEKLEEGHWDLVLMDIHMPEMDGDEATRIIRTDSRFDRLPIVALTANVIREDHERYMQLGMNDVLTKPIDEEKMLQVIVKWLRTGSSYQNVPPQAAKAAITPAWAKEEEPALRIPGLNEEAALERVNGKREILGHMLKLFVRDYVQFNTRMEEALRSGDYALARRMAHTLKGVAGNLSAEELAAAADQLEALLKQPAESVDKHAAFAAASCVRVVIDPIIKALIQEDATFDSMS; translated from the coding sequence ATGCTGCGGAAAATGTCGCTTCGTGCCAAAGTGCTTATGGTTGTCATCTTAATTACGACACTGCCTCTCACTATTGCAGGCACCGGCAATTATTTGGCCGCGAAGCAGACCATTATGGATTCGCTGGTCGAGAAGGCTTCCTCCAAGGTGATCGGCAATGCATCCAATCTCTCGTCGTGGATCGATACCAGGCGGGCTGAGGTAGAGGTCATGAGCAGGACCGACCGGGTCCGGTTCGGATCCGAGGCGATGAGAGAGGATTATTTTCTTCATGAGTCCAGAAGGGAGCAGTCTCCCTATCTATCGATCGGCTATGCTGGTCTGGACGGGAAGCTCAAGTTAAGTGACGGGAAGACGATACATATTGATGGAGAGCCGTGGTTTCAACGTACCTTGCAAGGAACAACGACAGTGACCGAACCGTTCTTAGGCCGGATATCGGACGAACGCATCTTTGTCATTCAAGTGCCGGTGTTCAGCGAGAAGCAGCAGGTTATCGGGCTTGTGGACGCCGCGCTTCCGATGGAACGCGTCTATAAGAACTATTTAAGCTTTCATGTCGGCGAGTCCGATGTGGCGGTTCTGTATGACAACGAAGGCACCATTCTCTATCATCCGGATGAACAAGCATCAATGAACAATAGCGTATCCTCTCCGAAGCTTTCTTACGCTCCTATCCCTGCAGACGTGCTGAATAACAGCGAGGGTTACCTGAAATACGACGGCCCGGAAGGGCGTGCGATGTTTTTCTTCGCGGCCGTCGAAGGAACTTCGTGGAAGATCGGGCTCCAGGTGCCGCTCAGCGAGTTTGAGCAGCCGCTCAAATGGCTTTTTGTCCGTACGGTCGTCTATAACCTTCTGGCGGTAGCAGTTATGACGCTGCTTCTGCTTCTGCTGACGGATCGTATGCTGAGTCGGATCAAACGCGTTCTCGTGGTCACGGAAGCCGCATCCGCCGGACAATTCGACGTCGTGCCGGTTCCGGAATCAGGAGGCGACGAAATCGCCCAGCTGGCTCATTCGGTCAATGAGATGAATGTCCATCTAAGAGGGATGTTCGATCGGATGGAAGCCATCATCAATCAGAATGAATATGCCTTCATTGTGATGGACGAACGGTATCGGGTAACTTATTTCAGCAATGCCGCCGAACGGATGCTTGGTTACAAGGCGGAGGAAGTGCTATATACCGCGACATTCCTTACGTTTATTGACCAGGAGGATCTGTTGGCCGAGGCCGAGCTGCTCAGCCGCAGGCTTGGACGCGAAATCAAGCCGGATCTGGCCGTCTTTGATGAGCTTCGCAAGGTCCGGTTCTCTTATGAGAGGGAATGGATTTTCGTCCGGAAGGATGGAACGAAGCTGCCCGTTTCTTATAGCTCGAATGGCATCCGCGACCGCGAAGGAAGCTTTATGGGCGTTGTCGGTATCGCGCGCGATATTACGGAGCAGAGACGGACCGCCAAGGCGCAGAGCCAGCAGCTGGATGTCATGGAAGCGGCCCAGGACCTGATTGCGACATTCGACGAGCAGGGCAATCTGCTGTATCTCAATCCGGCCGGCCGCGCCCTGCTTGGCTTATCCCCGAAGCAGGAGGATGAAGGGAAAGACGAGGTGCCGAAGCGGATCGTTAATGAGCTGCTGGAAGGCGTCGCCGGGGCGCGTTCGCACGGATTCCGCGAGAGCGAAGCGCTGCTGTTCACCGTGAACGGGGACTGGGTGCATGTATCCAAAATATTGGTCGCCCATCGGGACGAATTGACGCGCGTCACCTTCTTCTCATGCATCGCCCGCGATATTACGGAGCAGAAGCGCGTCCAAGGCGAGCTGGAGGAAGCCAAGCGCGAAGCGGAAGAAGCGAGCCGGGCCAAGAGCGACTTCTTCGCGCGAATGAGCCATGAAATCCGGACGCCGCTTGCAGGGATCATCGGCCTTACCCGATTGATGCAGAAGACGGAGCTCTCCGGACTGCAGCGCGACTACTTGGACAAGATGTGGACCTCCTCGGAAGCGCTTCAGCGCATCATTAACGATGTGCTTGACTTTGCCAAAGTGGAGGCCGGCAAGATCGAGCTGAACGAAGTGGCGTTCAATCTTGAACAGCTGCTGCAGAAATTAGCGGATATGCTCAGCATGTTCGTCGGCGGCAAAGAGCAGTTCGAATTCATGATCGAGACGCCGGACACCGTGCCGTCTTCGCTGATCGGCGATCCGCTGCGGCTCGAGCAGGTGCTGCTCAACTTATGCGTGAATGCCGTGAAATTCACGAATTTCGGCCATGTCCGCCTGCGCATTGAGCAGCTTGACGGCGGGCAAGAGGATGAGGCTGTTATCCGATTCACGGTGGAGGATACGGGGATCGGCATATCGGAGGATCAGCTTAACAGGCTGTTCGAGCCGTTCAGCCAGGCAGGCGTTTCAACTACCCGGAAATATGGCGGAACAGGGCTGGGTTTGGTCATAGCCGAAAGTCTTGTCGATATCATGGGAGGCTCGATCAGCGTTATGAGCGAGAAGGGGGTAGGCAGTCAATTTTCCTTCACGCTGCGCTTTGCGGTGGCTGCGCCGGCAAGCAGCCGCTATCGGATCGGCATGGGCGGCGAGCATGCGGTCTGGATCGTTGAAGACTACGGACTCGCTCAATCCCACTGGTCTGCCCGGCTGGAGGAGATGGGGATGCTGCCGATCGTCCATACTACATGGAAATCCGCACAGGACCGTCTCATGCGCGCAGGCATCGGCGCCTTACCCAGCGCAGTGCTGCTCGACTTCGAAATGCCGGATATGTTCGGCAATGAAACCTGGCATTCCTTTGGGCACATCGCCCGGGGAGCCGGAGTGCCGACCATTGCCGTTACGACGGCCTTCGGCCGAGAAGAGCTGCTGAAGCTGCCGGTCGAGAATCGGCCGGATGCGATTTTGGTCAAGCCGGTCAGCCGAATCAGCTTGTACCAGGGGCTGCATGCCGTATTGGAGCGTGCGGCGGATAGCGCCAGCCTGACCGAGACCGAGGCCAGCCTCAAGACGCCGGAGCATCAGAAGGGGGATATATTGCTCGCGGAGGATAATGTCATCAATCAGATCGTCGCAGTCGAACAGCTCCGCGAATGGGGCTTCTCCGTAGAGGTTGTGGATACGGGTCTTAAAGTGCTGGAGAAGCTGGAAGAGGGGCACTGGGATCTGGTCTTGATGGATATTCATATGCCGGAGATGGACGGCGATGAAGCGACGAGGATCATCCGTACCGACTCCCGCTTCGACCGGCTGCCGATCGTGGCGTTGACGGCGAATGTAATCCGGGAAGATCATGAACGGTACATGCAGCTTGGAATGAACGACGTGTTGACCAAGCCCATTGACGAGGAGAAGATGCTGCAGGTGATCGTCAAGTGGCTGCGGACCGGCAGCAGCTATCAGAATGTGCCGCCGCAGGCGGCGAAGGCCGCAATCACGCCTGCATGGGCGAAGGAGGAGGAGCCGGCTCTGCGTATACCGGGGCTGAATGAGGAAGCTGCGCTTGAACGCGTCAATGGCAAGCGGGAGATCCTGGGCCACATGCTGAAGCTGTTCGTTCGCGATTATGTCCAATTCAACACCCGAATGGAGGAGGCGCTGCGGTCCGGCGATTATGCCCTGGCAAGAAGGATGGCCCATACGCTCAAGGGTGTAGCCGGTAATTTGTCTGCCGAGGAGCTTGCAGCTGCCGCCGACCAGCTGGAAGCCTTGCTGAAGCAGCCGGCCGAATCCGTTGACAAGCACGCCGCTTTCGCAGCCGCCTCTTGTGTGAGGGTTGTCATTGATCCTATTATTAAAGCTCTTATCCAGGAGGATGCGACATTCGACAGCATGTCCTAA
- a CDS encoding response regulator transcription factor — protein MYKILVIEDDVMMSDMLAMYLSEEGYAVKQATDGGSGLRLLEQFKPDLVLLDLMLPDWDGTELCRSIRESSCVPIMIVSMKTEVSERVQALRAGADDYLCKPFSMHELSARAESLIRRAHMMQAAAAQDGTGYTAEDATIRLDTERRLLLVRGTLVETTFSEFELMKLFLANPGKVFSREDLINAIRGFDSFVTDRAIDVHIVNLRRKVEPNPKEPKYIRTVWGVGYKYIHETVLS, from the coding sequence ATGTATAAGATTCTAGTCATTGAAGATGATGTCATGATGAGCGATATGCTGGCGATGTATTTGTCGGAAGAGGGCTATGCGGTGAAACAGGCGACTGATGGAGGATCCGGCCTGCGGCTGCTGGAGCAGTTCAAGCCGGATTTGGTGCTGCTGGACCTGATGCTCCCGGACTGGGACGGTACGGAGCTGTGCCGCAGTATCCGTGAATCCTCGTGCGTGCCGATCATGATCGTATCGATGAAAACAGAGGTATCCGAACGTGTGCAGGCGCTGCGCGCAGGAGCGGATGATTATTTGTGCAAGCCCTTCAGCATGCATGAATTATCCGCCCGCGCAGAATCGCTTATTCGAAGAGCGCATATGATGCAGGCTGCCGCGGCGCAGGACGGAACAGGCTACACGGCTGAGGATGCGACGATTCGACTAGATACGGAGAGAAGGCTGCTGCTCGTTCGCGGAACGCTCGTCGAGACGACGTTCTCGGAGTTCGAGCTGATGAAGCTCTTCCTGGCTAATCCGGGCAAAGTGTTCAGCAGAGAAGATTTGATTAATGCCATCCGCGGCTTCGATTCATTCGTTACCGATCGGGCCATTGACGTTCATATTGTGAACCTCCGCCGCAAGGTCGAGCCTAATCCGAAGGAGCCGAAGTATATTCGCACCGTCTGGGGCGTCGGATACAAGTACATTCATGAGACCGTCTTATCCTGA
- a CDS encoding ATP-binding protein produces the protein MNFAKIFFASISILITLAYMFNIGYKYIFQHASARMRYGLTIAVFIFAGWFAMLFGIRVNGVTLLDLRFVPSIVAVLVFPSPWAIIGISSGIGVGRLFFGTDLSGWMGLLNMTLTGIVCAGLNVWMKRLTWRFVWKSAATILIVNLVYALLALFTMYVTKTMTISAYWNAIGAYVLPVRIVLCALFVFIIRDFQKEQLRVDELRTMNRLLRRQTSELRQAKRDVEEKARELLLASKYKSEFLANMSHELKTPLNSVILLSQLIRDNDEGRYEDDEVNYAELIHVAGNDLLQLINDILDLSKVEAGKMDVNFERVSVQELVSLLHLQFQPMADQKKLAFEADISPHVPDTLVTDALRVNQILRNLLVNAFKFTESGSVKLSVKPEGGAKAVESGRTGRRKAHTWNIAPWGRQLARPLPPQRVSFTVTDTGIGIEPEKQELIFEAFRQEDGAINRKYGGTGLGLSISLQLARLLGGSLKLQSEKHSGSSFTLSLPVKPPVKPNEDAAEQEEPRHAGI, from the coding sequence TTGAATTTTGCCAAAATATTTTTCGCCAGCATCAGTATCTTGATTACACTGGCGTATATGTTCAATATCGGTTATAAATATATTTTTCAGCATGCTTCCGCCCGGATGAGATACGGTTTGACCATTGCCGTATTCATATTTGCCGGGTGGTTTGCCATGCTGTTCGGCATCCGTGTCAATGGCGTTACGCTGCTCGATCTCCGGTTTGTCCCCTCGATCGTTGCCGTTCTCGTTTTCCCGAGTCCATGGGCGATTATCGGGATCAGCAGCGGCATCGGCGTTGGCAGGCTGTTCTTCGGCACGGATTTGTCGGGCTGGATGGGATTGCTCAATATGACGCTTACCGGTATCGTATGCGCCGGCCTGAACGTTTGGATGAAGCGGTTGACCTGGCGCTTCGTCTGGAAGAGCGCAGCGACCATTCTTATCGTCAATCTAGTCTACGCGCTTCTTGCGCTATTCACCATGTACGTGACGAAGACAATGACGATTAGCGCCTATTGGAATGCGATCGGGGCATATGTCCTTCCGGTCAGAATCGTGCTTTGCGCCTTGTTTGTCTTTATCATCCGGGATTTTCAGAAGGAGCAGCTTCGCGTCGATGAGCTGCGCACGATGAACCGGCTGCTGAGGAGGCAGACGAGCGAGTTGCGCCAGGCGAAGCGGGACGTGGAGGAGAAAGCAAGGGAGCTGCTGCTGGCATCCAAATACAAATCCGAGTTTCTGGCCAACATGTCGCATGAACTGAAGACGCCGCTTAATAGTGTCATTCTGCTGTCGCAGCTGATCCGCGATAATGACGAGGGCCGCTATGAAGACGACGAGGTTAATTATGCCGAGCTGATCCATGTGGCGGGCAATGATCTGCTGCAGCTCATTAACGATATTCTAGACTTGTCGAAGGTGGAAGCAGGCAAGATGGACGTGAACTTCGAGCGGGTATCGGTCCAGGAGCTCGTTTCGCTTCTGCACCTGCAGTTTCAGCCGATGGCCGATCAGAAGAAGCTGGCGTTCGAAGCGGATATTTCGCCTCATGTTCCCGATACGCTGGTGACCGATGCGCTTCGCGTGAATCAAATCTTGCGCAATTTGCTTGTTAATGCGTTTAAATTCACGGAATCCGGCAGTGTGAAGCTGTCGGTGAAGCCGGAGGGAGGAGCCAAGGCGGTCGAATCCGGCCGTACCGGGAGAAGGAAGGCGCACACCTGGAATATTGCCCCCTGGGGGCGCCAGCTCGCAAGACCACTGCCGCCGCAGCGGGTTTCATTCACGGTTACCGATACGGGAATCGGCATTGAGCCGGAGAAGCAGGAGCTTATATTCGAAGCTTTCCGGCAGGAGGACGGGGCGATCAACCGCAAATACGGAGGAACCGGTTTGGGCTTATCCATCAGCTTGCAGCTTGCGAGGCTGCTGGGCGGTTCATTAAAGCTCCAGAGCGAGAAGCACAGCGGAAGCTCCTTCACGCTCTCCCTGCCGGTAAAACCGCCGGTGAAGCCGAACGAGGATGCAGCCGAGCAGGAGGAGCCGAGACATGCCGGCATATGA
- a CDS encoding copper amine oxidase N-terminal domain-containing protein — protein sequence MKAQDDTLKPKTSPRRRTVSTKASKRMLAGFTAGTLLFAALAILTMYIVDPLQFYRKATLYEPIFSNEQRYQNPGLARNYDYDTIILGTSMTENFLPSVVDKELGGKTLKLSIRGSYAEEQYDIAQVAFRTGKVKQVLWGIDYFALKPADLDAQGPYPHYLYDDNFLNDYKYWFNVTPYQELIKGIYKRMTATDNGKRLMGLEYLYNWNYYVTYGKQYAMKFYKKALSEEVRVGMNEEPLEVVQKNFSDYIEPLIKANPDVEFKFYYPPYSILRQAVWRDLNVARYEQQLTMKQWMFDQFKKYPNVKVYDFQTEAEWTFNLNLFKDLSHHNQNVNTWIARAIGQDDPKYRVTEDNVDQFVDDLREQVEDVAVTGAGDLMRVPVRLASEPDKAVTFTQKELRGPDKLLFVPSKEAASVLGAELAWDQASKTMTVTRGDHEIVLTVGSMEATINGKAVDVPYPVELIGGKTIVPFAFMADALGWEVKQEEPDQVTKRIILSQP from the coding sequence ATGAAAGCTCAAGATGATACGCTCAAGCCCAAAACTTCGCCGCGGCGTCGGACAGTTTCCACGAAGGCCAGCAAACGCATGCTGGCCGGATTTACGGCTGGTACCCTGCTGTTTGCGGCTTTAGCCATATTAACGATGTATATCGTCGATCCGCTGCAATTCTACCGGAAGGCGACTTTATATGAACCGATCTTCTCGAATGAACAGCGTTATCAGAATCCGGGCCTGGCCCGCAACTATGATTATGACACGATCATTCTCGGCACCTCGATGACTGAGAACTTCCTGCCTTCGGTCGTCGACAAGGAGCTCGGCGGGAAGACGCTCAAGCTGTCGATCCGGGGCTCTTATGCCGAAGAACAATACGATATCGCGCAGGTGGCCTTCCGTACCGGCAAGGTAAAGCAGGTGCTATGGGGAATCGATTATTTTGCCCTGAAGCCGGCTGATCTGGATGCCCAAGGCCCTTACCCGCATTACCTGTACGACGATAATTTCCTTAACGACTATAAATACTGGTTCAATGTGACGCCGTATCAAGAGCTGATCAAGGGCATCTACAAGCGGATGACCGCAACGGACAACGGCAAGCGGCTCATGGGTCTTGAATACCTGTACAACTGGAATTACTACGTGACCTATGGGAAGCAGTATGCGATGAAGTTTTACAAGAAGGCGTTAAGCGAAGAGGTTCGGGTCGGTATGAACGAAGAGCCGCTTGAGGTGGTGCAGAAGAACTTCTCGGATTACATCGAGCCGCTCATCAAGGCCAATCCCGATGTCGAATTCAAATTCTACTACCCGCCTTATTCGATTCTCCGCCAAGCCGTCTGGCGCGATCTGAACGTGGCTCGTTACGAGCAGCAGCTGACGATGAAGCAATGGATGTTCGACCAGTTCAAGAAATATCCGAACGTGAAGGTATACGATTTCCAGACCGAAGCGGAATGGACATTCAACCTGAACCTGTTTAAAGATTTGTCTCACCATAACCAGAACGTGAACACCTGGATTGCGCGTGCGATCGGCCAAGACGACCCCAAATATCGGGTGACGGAAGATAATGTCGATCAGTTTGTAGATGACTTGCGCGAACAGGTCGAGGACGTAGCCGTTACCGGTGCAGGCGACCTCATGCGGGTGCCGGTGCGGCTGGCCTCGGAGCCGGACAAAGCCGTTACGTTCACGCAGAAGGAGCTTCGCGGTCCGGATAAACTTCTGTTCGTTCCCTCGAAGGAAGCGGCCAGCGTGCTCGGAGCGGAGCTGGCCTGGGATCAGGCCAGCAAGACGATGACCGTCACGCGCGGCGATCACGAAATCGTCTTAACGGTCGGAAGCATGGAAGCGACAATAAACGGTAAAGCCGTAGACGTACCGTACCCTGTCGAATTAATCGGCGGCAAGACGATCGTTCCGTTCGCGTTCATGGCAGACGCGCTGGGCTGGGAAGTCAAGCAGGAAGAGCCGGATCAAGTGACCAAGCGCATTATTCTGAGCCAGCCATAG
- a CDS encoding MBOAT family O-acyltransferase, translating into MLFNSYVFIFAFLPVTVIVYFLLTKFRLSYAAKVWLALASLFFYGWWDVKYVPLILGSIAFNYTVGRLLMMKKSGSQDAGDGQASYLDEPGRGKRKALLVLGIVSNVGLLIYYKYADFFLSNINDWTGSSIPLLKLVLPLGISFFTFTQIAFLVDAYRRKAREANIVNYVLFVTFYPHLIAGPILHHSEMMPQFDRKRNKIWSWRNASLGIYVFCIGLFKKVVIADSFAGYANDGFATATSFVDTWVASLSYTFQLYFDFSGYTDMAIGAALLFNIRLPQNFNSPYKALNIQDFWRRWHMTLSRFLREYIYFPLGGNRKGEARMLFNISMVFIIGGLWHGAGWTFLIWGGLHAVGSVIHRLWTKVGIKMPNWLAWFITFMFINFTWVFFRAESYDQAVRILRGMSGLEGIMPTMGMLKLLLPAILMILIFFPIAVFARNSSERMESYRPTWRTGIAMALLFIISLLYFNRISEFLYFNF; encoded by the coding sequence ATGCTGTTTAACTCGTACGTCTTTATTTTTGCCTTTTTACCTGTTACTGTCATTGTCTATTTCTTGCTAACAAAGTTTCGGCTATCCTATGCCGCTAAGGTATGGCTTGCACTCGCATCGCTGTTCTTCTACGGCTGGTGGGACGTCAAGTACGTTCCGCTTATTCTCGGCTCGATCGCCTTTAACTACACCGTCGGACGTCTGCTGATGATGAAGAAATCCGGCAGTCAGGATGCCGGAGACGGACAAGCCTCGTATCTGGACGAGCCAGGCCGCGGCAAGCGCAAGGCGCTGCTCGTATTAGGTATCGTGAGCAATGTCGGATTGCTGATCTATTACAAATACGCGGATTTCTTCTTGAGCAACATCAATGATTGGACAGGGTCCTCCATCCCGCTGCTCAAGCTCGTTCTGCCGCTGGGCATCAGCTTCTTCACATTCACGCAAATCGCCTTTCTGGTCGACGCATACAGAAGGAAAGCACGTGAAGCCAATATCGTGAACTACGTGCTGTTCGTTACCTTCTATCCGCATCTGATCGCCGGACCGATCCTGCACCACAGCGAGATGATGCCGCAGTTCGACCGGAAGCGGAATAAAATTTGGAGCTGGCGCAACGCCTCTCTCGGCATCTATGTGTTCTGCATCGGTCTATTCAAGAAGGTGGTTATTGCCGATTCCTTCGCAGGCTATGCCAATGACGGATTCGCAACGGCCACTTCCTTCGTCGATACATGGGTCGCCTCCCTGTCCTATACTTTCCAGCTGTACTTCGACTTCAGCGGTTATACGGATATGGCGATCGGCGCTGCGCTCCTGTTCAATATCCGGCTGCCGCAGAACTTCAACTCGCCCTACAAGGCGCTTAATATCCAGGACTTTTGGCGGCGCTGGCATATGACGCTTAGCCGTTTCCTGCGCGAATACATCTATTTCCCGCTTGGGGGCAACCGCAAAGGGGAAGCCCGCATGCTGTTCAACATCTCGATGGTCTTCATCATCGGCGGGCTCTGGCACGGCGCAGGCTGGACGTTCCTTATATGGGGCGGTCTGCACGCCGTAGGTTCCGTCATCCATCGATTATGGACCAAGGTTGGCATTAAGATGCCCAATTGGCTGGCTTGGTTTATCACCTTCATGTTCATCAACTTCACGTGGGTATTCTTCCGCGCGGAGAGCTATGATCAAGCCGTCCGCATTCTGCGCGGCATGTCCGGACTGGAAGGCATCATGCCGACGATGGGTATGCTGAAGCTGCTGCTGCCTGCGATCCTGATGATTCTGATCTTCTTCCCGATCGCCGTCTTCGCGCGCAACTCGTCCGAGCGCATGGAGTCGTACCGCCCGACATGGCGTACAGGCATCGCGATGGCGCTGTTATTCATTATTTCCCTGCTGTACTTTAACCGGATCAGCGAGTTCCTCTACTTTAATTTCTAG
- a CDS encoding NUDIX hydrolase has translation MDLYAAEDKDGGMQEERFDIYDEAETWIGTAARSEVHAQGFWHRSFHCWLCRRDGSRKLVLFQQRSSDKDTFPLHYDITAAGHLTAGETMRDAYREVEEELGIPVQFDSLLPLGETRHEAVGTAKGVSFIDREISSVYGLVYEGTLADLHLQVEEVAGVYEADLEVMIALFENELAQVTVTGMECTGDGTLRAAERVVKAADFVPRPFTYYAGLFRTLLAQL, from the coding sequence ATGGACCTTTACGCTGCGGAGGATAAGGACGGAGGCATGCAAGAAGAACGCTTCGATATCTATGACGAAGCAGAGACTTGGATTGGTACGGCGGCTCGAAGCGAAGTTCATGCGCAAGGCTTCTGGCACCGTTCCTTCCACTGCTGGTTGTGCCGCCGGGACGGCAGCCGCAAGCTTGTCTTGTTCCAGCAGCGCAGCTCGGATAAAGATACCTTCCCTCTCCATTATGACATCACCGCCGCGGGTCACCTGACGGCAGGCGAGACGATGCGCGATGCGTATAGGGAAGTCGAAGAAGAGCTGGGTATCCCCGTGCAGTTCGACTCGCTGCTGCCTCTCGGTGAAACCAGGCACGAAGCCGTCGGCACGGCGAAGGGCGTTTCGTTCATCGATCGTGAGATTAGCTCTGTCTATGGCTTGGTTTACGAGGGCACGCTGGCCGATCTTCACCTGCAAGTTGAAGAAGTCGCCGGTGTGTACGAGGCCGATCTCGAGGTCATGATCGCCTTGTTCGAAAACGAGCTGGCGCAGGTCACCGTCACGGGCATGGAATGCACAGGCGATGGTACTCTTCGGGCGGCCGAACGAGTCGTTAAGGCCGCGGACTTTGTACCGCGCCCGTTCACTTACTATGCCGGCTTATTCCGGACTCTGCTGGCACAATTGTAG
- the mscL gene encoding large conductance mechanosensitive channel protein MscL, with product MMKILKEFREFAVKGNVLDLAVGVIIGAAFGKIVTSLVNDMIMPPISKVLGNVNFKDMFLPLDDIGKEAKTLADAQANGAVVIAYGQFINVVIDFTIVAFCIFMVVKGANALRRMNAKEEEPAAAAEPTEKDCPYCLSKIPLKATRCSHCTSHISEGSAVS from the coding sequence ATGATGAAGATTTTGAAGGAATTTAGAGAATTTGCGGTAAAAGGGAATGTGCTCGATTTGGCCGTGGGGGTCATTATCGGTGCCGCTTTCGGCAAGATCGTTACCTCGCTGGTTAACGATATGATAATGCCGCCGATCAGTAAAGTACTTGGCAATGTTAACTTCAAGGATATGTTTCTCCCTCTGGATGACATAGGAAAAGAAGCCAAGACGCTCGCTGATGCGCAAGCAAACGGCGCGGTCGTCATCGCGTATGGCCAGTTCATTAATGTCGTTATCGATTTTACCATAGTCGCTTTCTGTATTTTCATGGTCGTAAAGGGTGCGAACGCTTTGCGTAGAATGAACGCCAAGGAAGAAGAGCCTGCCGCTGCCGCAGAACCGACGGAGAAAGATTGCCCGTATTGCTTGTCCAAAATTCCGCTGAAAGCAACTCGCTGCTCACATTGCACCTCCCATATCTCGGAAGGCAGCGCGGTGTCGTAG